The following are encoded together in the Humulus lupulus chromosome 5, drHumLupu1.1, whole genome shotgun sequence genome:
- the LOC133777797 gene encoding uncharacterized protein LOC133777797 has product MEKKKAAVVDQSMLLCCKVFISESRNRAALDAIERAARRDPESVIVNKFEDRAYNRVTYTVVSYLVLDCTGNAVCSPLQQTVVAMAEAAYNAISLESHSGTHPRLGVVDDIMFHPLARASLNHAAWLAKAVARDIGTKFQVPSLLYGAAHEEGRMADAIRRELGYFKPNFNESQWAGGLNQESLALKPDEGPDQVDPGKGVVVIGATPWVDSFNIPVITTDLVAVRGIARRVSGRGGGLASVQAVALAHGESVVEVACYLLDPNTVGGPRVQLEVQRLAEEEGLDVSSGYYTVLSQDNIIQRYLRLFPLSATK; this is encoded by the exons ATGGAGAAGAAAAAAGCGGCAGTAGTAGATCAATCGATGTTACTATGCTGCAAGGTCTTCATCTCCGAATCACGCAACCGGGCCGCTTTGGACGCCATTGAAAGAGCTGCTCGGCGAGACCCAGAATCGGTTATCGTCAACAAGTTTGAGGACAGAGCTTACAATCGTGTCACATACACTGTCGTTTCATACTTGGTCCTTGATTGTACGGGAAACGCCGTCTGTAGTCCACTGCAACAGACCGTGGTGGCCATGGCTGAggctgcttacaacgccattaGCCTCGAGTCCCACTCTGGGACTCACCCTCGGTTGGGTGTAGTCGATGACATTATGTTCCATCCCTTGGCCCGGGCATCTCTTAACCACGCTGCTTGGCTCGCCAAGGCCGTCGCTCGCGACATTGGCACAAAATTCCAAG TCCCTAGTCTGTTATATGGAGCAGCACATGAAGAGGGGAGAATGGCTGATGCAATCAGAAGAGAATTGGGTTATTTCAAGCCTAACTTCAATGAGAGCCAATGGGCTGGAGGACTAAACCAAGAGTCGTTAGCACTAAAACCTGATGAGGGACCTGATCAAGTGGATCCAGGAAAAGGTGTGGTTGTAATAGGGGCAACCCCATGGGTTGACAGCTTCAACATTCCTGTCATCACCACCGATCTGGTGGCGGTTCGAGGGATTGCGAGGCGAGTGAGTGGAAGAGGAGGAGGCCTAGCTTCAGTGCAGGCGGTGGCACTTGCTCATGGCGAGAGTGTGGTTGAGGTAGCTTGCTATCTTTTGGACCCAAACACAGTGGGAGGACCTAGAGTTCAGCTCGAAGTTCAAAGGCTTGCAGAAGAAGAGGGTTTGGATGTGTCCTCAGGCTATTACACTGTTCTCTCTCAAGATAATATCATTCAGAGATATTTGCGATTGTTTCCTTTATCTGCAACTAAATAA